CAAAAATCTATGCCTGATGAGGATCCATTCCAACCGGAAGCGATGGAAAATATGTTTCGGGCGGTAGGCGCAACACCAATTTATTATCGAGGGCGGACACAATGTTGTGGTTGGCCGCTTTCTAGCTATGCGACTACCCAATCTTTCAAGATGGCGGGGATGCATATTCAGGATGCTTTAACATCTGGTGCTGACTGTATTGTTACACCTTGTCCTCTATGCCACTTAAATTTAGATTCGCGTCAGCCAGAGGTGGAAAAGGTGATTGAGCAAAAGTTAGGTTTACCAGTGTTGCATTTACCCCAGTTGATTGCTTTAGCACTTGGGGTCAGCCCAAAAGAACTGGGTTTAGAACGCCACGTTGTTTCTACAAAGCCAGTCTTGGAGAAATTAGGATTTTAGCTGATTGATTACAAGGTAGTAGTCTGTCGCATTAATTTTGATGAGTTTGTAGTAAGCAGTTCAGTGCTTAAAACTGAGCGATAAATCGCTCACTACAAACCTTGCAAAATTAATGTGTTGACATCCTCCCCGCCGTAAACGGTCGGGGATTCCTAAGACTCACGACTTAGGTTTCTGTATAAACCAGTAGTAGTCCTATTAAAGCCGAGGATTAGTTTACTAAAATTGATTTGGCTTCAAGTTGCGATCGCTCGTTACTATGATGCACCAAGGCTGCCATTCCATATTCTTCGGCACGGAGTTCTCGCTCGGATATTTCTGGCTCCTTCATATAGACCGAACTCAGCAAAATATTCAAGACTCCACTTTCTTCAGCCTGACGAACAGCCCGATGGGTAATCAATTCACCCACATTCAGAATCACGTTGTCTTTTGGATCGAGAATGACGCGGGTAACTGGACGACCCAGTGCTTGTTCAATTCGTTGCTTCTTCATCGCCTGGGTACTGCGTCCTTGTAACTCTTCTGCTTTCTCTTTCAAAGCTTGCCAGAAACTGTTGAGATTCCTTTGAGCAACGCTTGCTCGATCGTGCAGTTGAACTTTGGTTTCTAACCATGTGTCACTGGCGGTAGAACTAACTGCACTAGCCAAAGCCAGACCAGCAGCGCTCAGTAATTCTGCTTGTTTGCCGTAAATCTGGGCCCGCTCAAGGACGGATTCGGTGACAATCTGCCCAGATGCCGCAATAATTAACCCATCGTCAGCACGCACTGTTTGCAAGACTCTACGCCCTCTTGCTTGCTGGATCGCCACATATTCTGCTAGTCCATCAACCGATTCACGTAAGTTAGCAGCAACGCTGCGAGTTGCGCTCTGAATTTGATTGCTAGTAGATTCTGTTGCTGCTTTCAAATTGCGACTAATGTTTGCAGTAAGGCTGCCACCCGTGGCTTGATAGAGTTCATCGAGGATATTCATGCGATCGGCCGCTTCTGCATCGACTAGGGTGACTTCCTGCCCCTCTAATAGCAGTACATTACCATCTGGAGTCAGCACATCCCGCTCAACCCGCTTGCCAATCACGGATATTTTTTGCTCCGCTGGATCGACCAGATTGTTTGTCAGGAAGGCAGATGCATCTCGATTGAGGTCTTGCAGTTTGCTGTTAGTCGCATCAGTTGCGGCTTCTAGTTGCTCACCTACCGTCTGGCTGGCTGACTGTAACCTGCGGTTCATATTCTCTACTGAGCTTTGCAGTTGCTCACCTGCTGTCTGGCTGGCTGACTGTAAACTGCGGTTAGCTGTTTGGGCCGATTCTTGCAACCTATCTTCAGTTGCTTGGACGGCTTTGCGAATACCACCTACCTGTTCTTGCATCATCTGAGCAGTTTGTGGAGGTACAAAAGCAACATCGTCACCAATTATCAGCGTTTCGGGAGCGGGAACGAACGATCGCCCTGAGTAAGCATCGGCAAATACACCACCAGAAACTTCGTATCCTTCCACCTGTCCACTATGCTCATCGAAGAACAAATCAACTAGCGCGCCAAGGTTTAGTCCCTCTGTGGTCAGAATTCTTGTTCCTTTGAGGACGAGATTTTGGTGCAGAATCTCTTTTATTTCAGGGAGACGATGTACTTTAACAACAGATTCTTTCGAGTTAACGACGATCGCATCTAACCCGATGGCTCGCACCTCTTCCAGAGGAATGACTTTTGCAGCCCTAAACAGTCTCTTCTCTTCAACCAAGAACCCCAAAATTTGATTGTGTTTTTGATCAAAAATTAAATCTAGAATTCGCTCAATTTTCTTACCTTTATCAAATGTAACGACAATTTTATCGATAACATCACTACCTTTACGCATTTATCCCTCGCGGTTTTTGTTTTTATTGATTGGGTTGTCCGGTGACTTGTTCGCTAGTTGGCTGAATTTTTAGCTGAAAATATCGTCCCTCTCTGCCAAAACCAGGAACTATGTCAATAACGCCAAAGTATTCAAAAAGTACCCCAAAAATAGCCACAAGGGTGATAAGAACGGTGATATTTGATCCAGTATTAGAGCGCTGTCCTACGAGCCTGGGCATTTTTTCTCTTATTTATTGTTTTTTATTGCGAAGCTTGCTGTAAAAACCAGGTAAGCTTACTTACTTTATTATTAATTATAGATACTTGTATATCTCTCTATCTTGCGATATATGTAATTATTCAATTTGCTCTTCAAAAAGAAATAAGTTTTAAAAAACATATTTCTCAAAGTATATCTATTAGTTATTTATTATCGAATTAGTTTATATTTTTGAGAAATATAGCAGTTCCCATTCAAATGTGGTAAAACATCATCTCGTAAGGTGTAGGGGCAATTTATGAATTGCCCCTACGGGTGTACCTCACATAAATGAGAACCGCTATAATTCAGTAGTCATAATTATTAGTTACAAATACTCCACTCATAAAGGAATGGAGCATTAACAAGCGATTTGTAATGTGGATTTTTACTATAGACATCTCCAGAAATTAAATATGCGTTATGCATAACTCTTGTAGAGACGTGATATATCGCGTCTCTACATTCTTGTTCACCAGATGTCTTATGTGTAAAAAATCTGCCAAGCTTTTTTATTCATCATTGCTATTTTTGAATTTACGTTGCAATTGCCTTAGCGATTGATACATATCTGGTAGGCGACTATAAATAGCAGATGCTCTGAGATATAGTTTGTGGGGAATTGCAGGAGTTCCAGAGACAATTTCTCCCGGCGGAACATCGTGTAAAATGCCAGTTTGAGCCGAAGCGATCGCCCCATCACCCATTTTCGCCCTATTCGCAATTCCTACTTGTCCAGCTAAAATGACCCGATTCCCAAGTTTTACAGCACCTGCCATCCCAGCCTGACCTGCGATCGCACAGCCAAAACCAATTTGACAACCATGACCTATTTGCACTAAGTTATCAATTACTGTATTGTTACCTATCCGTGTTTCTCCAACGGACGGGCGGTCAATGGCGCTGTTACAGCCAACTTCTACGCCATCTTCTAAGACTGTATAACCAGATTGTTCCATTTTTAACCATCCAGTACGAATAGGAACAAAACCAAAGCCCTCTGCACCAATAACAGCACCACTGTGAATCACGCAATCTGCACCGATGCGGGTGCGTTCGTGGATGGTACAGTTGGCGTGTAAGGTGGTGCGATCGCCAATTTTAGCATCTGGATAAATCACCACATTGGGATGAATAATTGCGCCATCACCAATTTCCACCCCTTGCTGAATCACAGCATGGGGGCCAATGTAAACATCACTACCAACTTTTGCAGTGGAGTGAATGACAGCAGTGGGATGAATTTCTGGAAGGGGGCGATATGGTTGGTAAAAAAGGGCGATCGCTTTGGCAAAGAACAGTCGCGGATCTGAGGCTGCTATCCAGACAATA
This genomic interval from Nostoc sp. KVJ3 contains the following:
- a CDS encoding PRC-barrel domain-containing protein, with the protein product MRKGSDVIDKIVVTFDKGKKIERILDLIFDQKHNQILGFLVEEKRLFRAAKVIPLEEVRAIGLDAIVVNSKESVVKVHRLPEIKEILHQNLVLKGTRILTTEGLNLGALVDLFFDEHSGQVEGYEVSGGVFADAYSGRSFVPAPETLIIGDDVAFVPPQTAQMMQEQVGGIRKAVQATEDRLQESAQTANRSLQSASQTAGEQLQSSVENMNRRLQSASQTVGEQLEAATDATNSKLQDLNRDASAFLTNNLVDPAEQKISVIGKRVERDVLTPDGNVLLLEGQEVTLVDAEAADRMNILDELYQATGGSLTANISRNLKAATESTSNQIQSATRSVAANLRESVDGLAEYVAIQQARGRRVLQTVRADDGLIIAASGQIVTESVLERAQIYGKQAELLSAAGLALASAVSSTASDTWLETKVQLHDRASVAQRNLNSFWQALKEKAEELQGRSTQAMKKQRIEQALGRPVTRVILDPKDNVILNVGELITHRAVRQAEESGVLNILLSSVYMKEPEISERELRAEEYGMAALVHHSNERSQLEAKSILVN
- the lpxD gene encoding UDP-3-O-(3-hydroxymyristoyl)glucosamine N-acyltransferase: MKFSEIIRQFGETATNHSLTSNPDHDPEITGVAAIDEATNGTLSYVEGAKFGPFVSKTNATALILPQDEKLQLIAQERGIVWIAASDPRLFFAKAIALFYQPYRPLPEIHPTAVIHSTAKVGSDVYIGPHAVIQQGVEIGDGAIIHPNVVIYPDAKIGDRTTLHANCTIHERTRIGADCVIHSGAVIGAEGFGFVPIRTGWLKMEQSGYTVLEDGVEVGCNSAIDRPSVGETRIGNNTVIDNLVQIGHGCQIGFGCAIAGQAGMAGAVKLGNRVILAGQVGIANRAKMGDGAIASAQTGILHDVPPGEIVSGTPAIPHKLYLRASAIYSRLPDMYQSLRQLQRKFKNSNDE